Proteins encoded in a region of the Trichomycterus rosablanca isolate fTriRos1 chromosome 26, fTriRos1.hap1, whole genome shotgun sequence genome:
- the fubp3 gene encoding far upstream element-binding protein 3, translating to MMMMMAELAHGQGQASVTAAPQPSMKTDGYVDVLHRARQIAVKMAGDQMTHMNHSSPVVDPSLYGYGGQKRSIDDGVGSQLSAMVHSRAIITEDFKVPDKMVGFIIGRGGEQITRIQLESGCKIQIASDSGGMIDRPCTLTGSPESIEQAKRLLSQIVERCRNGPGFHSDMDSNSTIQEVLIPASKVGLVIGKGGETIKQLQERTGVKMIMIQDGPMPTGADKPLRITGDPYKVQQARELVAEIIRDKDQGDFRAGRGDFGSRLGGSSLEVAVPRFAVGIVIGRNGEMIKKIQNDAGVRIQFKQDDNLSPERIAQVMGQPERCQHAVHLINELVQTAQERDGFGGALGARGRGRSRSDWNMGAPGGLQEVTYTIPADKCGLVIGKGGETIKNINQQSGAHVELQRNPPPNTDPNVRVFSIRGTPQQMEMARQLIDDKIGASGIGGGSSFNLSPFTQAPANPHQNGPQTFMTGGWGATYQTWQPQGQQDPSHNGSQAGQMDLSKAWEQYYKKLDQGAGPGSQQSSTPDYSAAWMEYYRQQGAYYGQGQQHSQGPGLQDH from the exons atgatgatgatgatggcggAGCTGGCGCACGGACAGGGACAGGCCTCGGTAACAGCAGCGCCTCAGCCCAGCATGAAGACAGACGGTTACGTGGACGTTTTGCACCGGGCGAGACAG ATTGCTGTTAAGATGGCAGGAGATCAGATGACCCATATGAACCATTCTTCTCCCGTTGTCGACCCATCACTCTACGGATATGGAGGGCAGAAACGCTCCATAGACGACGGAG TTGGGAGCCAGCTCAGTGCAATGGTACATTCAAG GGCTATAATAACAGAAGACTTCAAAGTGCCTGATAAGATGGTGGGCTTCA TAATTGGACGAGGTGGTGAACAGATTACTAGAATCCAGTTGGAATCAGGCTGCAAGATCCAGATTGCTTCCG ACAGTGGAGGTATGATTGACCGGCCTTGCACCTTGACTGGGAGCCCAGAGAGCATTGA GCAGGCGAAGAGACTGCTCAGTCAGATTGTAGAGAGATGTCGGAACGGGCCGGGCTTTCACAGCGACATGGACAGCAACAGCACCATCCAGGAGGTCCTGATTCCTGCCAGCAAAGTAGGTCTGGTCATCGGGAAAGGAGGAGAAACCATCAAACAACTTCAG GAGAGAACAGGGGTAAAGATGATCATGATTCAGGACGGTCCCATGCCCACTGGAGCTGACAAGCCCCTGAGAATCACCGGTGATCCCTATAAAGTGCAG CAAGCACGGGAGCTTGTAGCAGAGATTATCCGGGATAAGGACCAGGGAGACTTCAGGGCCGGCCGGGGAGACTTCGGCTCTAGACTGGGAGGAAGCAGCCTGGAA GTGGCAGTGCCGAGGTTCGCTGTCGGCATCGTCATCGGCAGGAATGGAGAGATGATCAAGAAGATCCAGAATGACGCCGGTGTGAGGATCCAGTTTAAACAAG ATGATAACCTCAGCCCTGAGCGCATTGCTCAGGTGATGGGTCAGCCCGAGCGATGTCAGCATGCAGTTCACCTCATCAACGAGCTAGTCCAAACAGCACAG GAGCGTGATGGATTTGGTGGTGCGTTGGGGGCTCGTGGCCGGGGTCGAAGCCGTTCTGACTGGAACATGGGGGCTCCTGGAGGACTACAGGAAGTGACCTACACAATACCAGCAGACAAGTGTGGCCTTGTGATTGGAAAag GTGGAGAGACCATTAAGAACATCAACCAGCAGTCTGGAGCTCACGTCGAGTTGCAGAGAAACCCTCCTCCTAACACCGACCCCAATGTGCGGGTTTTCTCCATCAGAGGCACCCCGCAGCAGATGGAGATGGCCAGGCAGCTGATTGATGACAAGATTGGG GCCTCTGGAATTGGGGGTGGCAGCAGCTTCAACCTCAGTCCTTTTACCCAAGCACCAGCCAACCCACACCAGAA TGGACCGCAGACTTTCATGACCGGAGGTTGGGGTGCTACATACCAGACATGGCAGCCTCAGGGCCAGCAGGACCCCA GTCACAATGGATCACAGGCAGGGCAGATGGATCTTTCCAAAGCATGGGAGCAGTATTATAAGAAGCTAG